A section of the Candidatus Methylomirabilota bacterium genome encodes:
- the groES gene encoding co-chaperone GroES, whose translation MKIRPLHDRILVKRQEDKGETKKGGIIIPDSAKEKPQEGKVVAVGNGKVTDEGKKVPLDVKAGDKILFGKYSGSEVTLDDEEYLILREEDVLCILE comes from the coding sequence ATGAAGATTCGTCCGTTGCATGACCGCATTCTCGTCAAGCGTCAAGAGGATAAGGGGGAAACCAAGAAGGGCGGGATCATCATCCCGGACTCGGCCAAGGAAAAGCCGCAGGAGGGCAAGGTGGTCGCCGTGGGCAATGGCAAGGTCACGGATGAGGGCAAGAAGGTCCCCCTCGATGTGAAGGCCGGCGACAAGATCCTCTTCGGCAAATATTCGGGCTCGGAGGTCACGCTGGATGACGAGGAGTACCTGATCCTGCGCGAAGAGGACGTGCTCTGCATTCTTGAGTAG
- a CDS encoding ABC transporter ATP-binding protein, translated as MELLVLDRISKRFAPDRPPAVDGLSLGVAHGEILALLGPSGCGKTTTLRIIAGLESPDSGTVTLRGEVVAGPAHVVPPEERGIGIVFQDYALFPHLTVADNVAFGLRRMSRGARQGRISEVLELVGLPTYAGHYPHELSGGQQQRVALARALAPAPALMLLDEPFSNLDADLRAQMRDEVERILRATGTTAVFVTHDQEEAFTLADRVGVLNAGRMEQLAPPQQIYHQPATRFVAAFVGDADFLPGTVTSQGIVTEVGTFANVDQLQAGERVDVMMRPDDISFVPQPDGQGTITRRYFRGSEAVYCIRLPSGHRVHSSQPSTSLFPTGTRVSAKAHVVHVVAFPAVTAANAERPSATGAK; from the coding sequence GTGGAGCTCCTCGTCCTCGACCGCATCAGCAAGCGATTCGCTCCCGACCGGCCGCCCGCAGTGGACGGCCTGTCGCTCGGTGTCGCCCACGGGGAGATCCTGGCCCTCCTCGGGCCCTCGGGCTGCGGCAAGACCACGACGCTCCGGATCATCGCCGGGCTCGAGAGCCCGGATTCCGGAACGGTCACGCTGCGAGGCGAGGTCGTGGCGGGACCCGCGCACGTCGTCCCGCCCGAGGAGCGCGGCATCGGCATCGTCTTCCAGGACTACGCCCTTTTCCCGCACCTGACTGTCGCCGACAACGTGGCCTTCGGGCTACGGCGGATGAGCCGTGGCGCCCGTCAGGGGCGCATCTCGGAGGTCCTCGAGCTGGTGGGGCTTCCGACCTACGCCGGGCACTACCCTCACGAGCTGTCGGGCGGGCAGCAGCAGCGCGTGGCTCTCGCGAGGGCCCTGGCTCCTGCCCCTGCCTTGATGCTGCTGGACGAGCCGTTCTCCAACCTGGACGCCGATCTGCGCGCGCAGATGCGCGATGAGGTCGAGCGCATCCTGCGCGCCACGGGAACCACGGCGGTCTTCGTCACCCACGACCAGGAGGAGGCGTTCACCCTCGCCGACCGCGTCGGCGTCCTCAATGCCGGCCGCATGGAACAGCTCGCCCCCCCGCAGCAGATCTATCATCAGCCCGCCACGCGCTTCGTGGCCGCCTTCGTGGGAGACGCCGACTTTCTTCCCGGCACCGTCACCAGCCAGGGCATCGTGACCGAAGTGGGAACCTTCGCCAACGTGGATCAGCTCCAGGCCGGGGAGCGCGTGGACGTGATGATGCGCCCGGACGACATCAGCTTCGTCCCCCAGCCGGACGGCCAGGGAACCATCACCCGCCGGTATTTCCGGGGGTCGGAGGCGGTGTACTGCATCCGGCTGCCCTCAGGTCACCGGGTGCATTCCTCCCAGCCCTCGACCTCACTATTTCCCACGGGAACGCGGGTCAGCGCCAAGGCGCACGTCGTTCACGTGGTGGCCTTCCCGGCCGTGACGGCCGCGAACGCCGAGAGGCCCTCAGCGACTGGAGCCAAGTGA
- a CDS encoding D-glycerate dehydrogenase: protein MPTASARPGVLISRALPEEAVARARSRADVDLHAGDRPLSKTELMKRLKGRQGLVCLITDTIDGAVLESCPDLKVVSNVAVGFNNIDVAAATKRGVVVTNTPDVLTETTADFAWTLLMATARRLVEADRYVRDGKFTQWEYMVLLGGDIYGKTLGIIGFGRIGRAMARRALGFNMRVLYQDAVAADADTERELRATRTDTATLLREADFVSIHTPLLPETRHLINAQSLRTMKKTAYLINASRGPVVDEAALVQALTEGWIAGAGLDVFEEEPKVHPGLLALPNAVLAPHIASASSDTRIKMATLAVDNCLAVLEGQTPPTPVNPEALSRR, encoded by the coding sequence ATGCCCACTGCCTCTGCGAGACCCGGTGTTCTGATCTCTCGAGCCCTACCGGAGGAGGCGGTCGCTCGCGCCAGGAGCCGAGCCGATGTGGACCTGCATGCGGGCGACAGGCCGCTGTCCAAGACCGAGCTGATGAAGCGACTCAAGGGGCGCCAGGGTCTCGTGTGCCTCATCACGGACACCATCGACGGCGCGGTCCTCGAGTCCTGTCCCGATCTCAAGGTCGTCTCCAACGTGGCCGTCGGCTTCAACAACATCGACGTGGCCGCGGCGACCAAGCGGGGTGTGGTGGTGACCAATACCCCGGACGTCCTCACCGAGACTACGGCGGACTTCGCGTGGACGCTCTTGATGGCCACGGCTCGCCGGCTGGTCGAGGCGGATCGTTATGTCCGCGACGGCAAGTTCACTCAGTGGGAGTACATGGTCTTGCTGGGCGGCGACATCTATGGCAAGACCCTCGGCATCATCGGCTTCGGCCGTATTGGCCGCGCCATGGCCCGTCGCGCCCTCGGCTTCAACATGCGCGTCCTCTACCAGGACGCGGTGGCGGCCGATGCCGACACCGAGCGGGAACTCCGCGCGACCCGCACGGATACGGCCACCCTGCTGCGCGAAGCCGACTTCGTCAGCATTCACACGCCGCTCTTGCCGGAGACCCGCCATCTCATCAATGCCCAATCGCTCCGCACCATGAAGAAGACGGCCTATCTCATCAATGCCTCCCGCGGTCCGGTGGTGGACGAGGCCGCCCTCGTGCAGGCGCTGACGGAAGGCTGGATCGCCGGCGCCGGTCTCGACGTCTTCGAGGAGGAGCCAAAGGTCCATCCGGGGCTCCTCGCCTTGCCCAATGCCGTGCTGGCGCCACACATCGCCAGCGCCTCCTCGGACACGCGGATCAAGATGGCGACCCTGGCCGTGGACAATTGCCTCGCCGTGCTCGAGGGCCAGACGCCGCCGACCCCCGTCAATCCCGAAGCCCTCTCCCGCAGGTAG
- a CDS encoding iron ABC transporter permease, giving the protein MLAVPILAVVSSLTFPKGEVWLHLWRTQLFELVGSTFLLVIGVGAGTLVVGTGLAWLVVHYRFPGRSVLEWALILPLAVPAYVMGFVFLGLFEYSGPVQTGLRRSLGEGVRLPELRSYWGVVLMMTLVFYPYVYLLARTAFRDQSGAAIETARSLGWSRAQTFLHVTLPMARPSLVAGVALAMMEAMADFGTVATFGYRTLTEAVYRVWYGMFDRIAATQLASVLLLFALALILLERRSRGRARFTQTGRRGPALAPSELRGWGAAAATASCLATLTLAFLLPVGQLAWWAAAALRDGQIAPAFGALLTRTCVLAAVAALLACLLAVLLAYAGRLHGTPTVRFVVQFASMGYALPGAVIAVGVLLPLAWVDHTVAPLLERGLGHPIGLLFTGSAAGLVLAYLVRFLAVSLQTVEASLGKISPSLDDAARSLGARAGAALRRVHLPLIRGGLMTAVILVFVETMKEMPATLLLRPFGFNTLAVEIWERTSEAMWQEASVPALTLVGVGLLPVIVLVRLSLGSSR; this is encoded by the coding sequence GTGCTGGCCGTTCCCATCCTCGCCGTGGTCTCGTCGCTGACCTTTCCGAAAGGTGAGGTCTGGCTTCACCTCTGGCGTACCCAGCTCTTCGAGCTGGTGGGCAGCACCTTCCTGCTCGTCATCGGTGTCGGCGCGGGCACCCTCGTGGTGGGCACGGGCCTGGCGTGGCTGGTCGTTCACTATCGGTTCCCGGGCCGTTCCGTCCTGGAGTGGGCGTTGATCCTTCCCCTCGCCGTGCCTGCGTACGTGATGGGCTTCGTCTTTCTCGGCCTCTTCGAATACTCGGGGCCGGTCCAGACCGGGCTGCGCCGCTCGCTCGGCGAAGGCGTCCGGCTGCCCGAGCTTCGCTCCTACTGGGGCGTGGTGCTCATGATGACGCTGGTCTTCTATCCCTACGTGTACCTGCTCGCGCGCACGGCCTTCCGCGATCAGAGCGGAGCGGCCATCGAAACCGCGCGAAGCCTGGGGTGGTCGCGCGCTCAGACTTTCTTGCATGTCACCCTTCCGATGGCGCGCCCGTCGCTGGTGGCCGGCGTCGCCCTGGCCATGATGGAGGCGATGGCGGACTTCGGGACGGTGGCGACCTTCGGGTACCGCACCCTGACCGAGGCGGTGTATCGCGTCTGGTACGGCATGTTCGACCGGATCGCGGCGACCCAGCTGGCGAGCGTGCTGCTGCTCTTCGCGCTGGCCCTGATCCTGCTGGAACGGCGATCGCGCGGCCGGGCACGCTTCACCCAGACGGGGCGCCGGGGCCCTGCGCTCGCCCCCTCCGAGCTTCGAGGCTGGGGAGCGGCGGCCGCCACTGCGAGCTGCCTGGCCACGCTCACGCTAGCGTTCCTGTTGCCCGTGGGGCAGCTCGCGTGGTGGGCCGCGGCCGCGCTGCGCGATGGGCAGATCGCGCCGGCTTTCGGCGCGCTTCTCACGCGGACCTGTGTGCTGGCCGCGGTCGCGGCCCTGCTCGCGTGTCTGCTCGCCGTGCTCCTGGCCTACGCCGGACGGCTGCACGGTACGCCCACGGTTCGTTTCGTGGTCCAGTTCGCCTCGATGGGGTACGCGCTGCCGGGCGCGGTGATCGCCGTTGGCGTTCTGCTGCCCCTGGCGTGGGTGGATCATACGGTGGCCCCGCTCCTCGAGCGTGGGCTGGGCCACCCGATCGGCCTCTTGTTCACGGGCTCGGCGGCCGGGCTCGTCCTGGCCTATCTCGTTCGCTTCCTCGCCGTGAGCCTGCAGACGGTGGAAGCGAGCCTCGGCAAGATCTCTCCGAGCCTCGACGACGCGGCCCGGTCACTGGGGGCCCGGGCCGGGGCCGCCCTTCGGCGAGTGCATCTGCCCCTCATTCGCGGCGGCCTGATGACGGCGGTCATTCTCGTTTTCGTCGAGACCATGAAGGAGATGCCCGCGACCCTGCTCCTCCGACCGTTCGGCTTCAATACCCTCGCGGTGGAGATCTGGGAGCGGACCTCGGAGGCGATGTGGCAGGAGGCGTCGGTGCCGGCTCTTACCCTCGTCGGGGTCGGGCTGCTGCCCGTGATCGTGCTCGTCCGGCTCTCACTTGGCTCCAGTCGCTGA